In the Brassica napus cultivar Da-Ae chromosome A7, Da-Ae, whole genome shotgun sequence genome, one interval contains:
- the LOC106355081 gene encoding DNA-directed RNA polymerase I subunit 2 → MVIKGKETVPNTEDFKELRNLVTHHIESFDYMTEKGLDVMFTRINSVNVYDPSTENKWKISLENPKVFSPQKESLSSNSRKESLYPFECRQAKISYTGALMADVCFQYDNGLGSGLGAVVREKFEFGELPIMLMSNRCHLQGADCRKLLKCKESTSEMGGYFILNGIERVFRCVIAPKRNHPTGMIRNSFTGKREGYSDKAVAIRCVRDDQSAVTIKVYYNRNGSARVGFWIGGREFLLPVGLVLKALTETNDEEIYESLNCCYNEHYGRGDGSVGTQLVRERAKIILDEVRDLGLFTREQCRKYLGEHFKSDIDGLEKESYPVVAEAVLKNYIFVHLDNDDDKFNLLIFIIQKLFSLVDQTSLSDNPDSLQNQEILVPGHLITIYLKEKLEEWLRKCKSTIEEEMRNIKSKFDFENHADIKKLMNKNQPRSIGTSIESLLKSGCMTTRSSLDLQQKVGYTVQAERLNFLRFLSFFRAVHRGASFAGLRTTTVRKLLPESWGFLCPVHTPDGEPCGLLNHMTRTCRISSQFDSNGNIRDFRKIRRSVVDVLVGVGMVTSLPKLVRAGPPKVIHVLLDGQVVGSLSSNLVPEVVAYLRRLKVEAPSIIPEDLEVGYVPTSMGGSYPGLYLASCPARFIRPVKNTSIPSNNLELIGPFEQVFMEISCPDGGNGGRNNSSLATHEEIDPTGMISVVANLTPWSDHNQSPRNMYQCQMAKQTMAYSTQALQFRADQKIYHLQTPQSPVVRTKTYTAYNIDENPTGTNAIVAVLAHTGFDMEDAMILNKSSVERGMCHGQIYQTEAIDLSDQKSRSGSGNKRFRRNNAVKSAHSCVDADGLPYVGQKIYPNETYCSIYDGVTNDYKPMKRKGTDPVIVDFVSLDMKSKNHPQKANIRFRHARNPIIGDKFSSRHGQKGVCSQLWPDIDMPFNGVTGMRPDLIINPHAFPSRMTIAMLLESIAAKGGSLRGEFVDATPFRDAVKKTNGEEDSKSSLLVDDLGSMLKQKGFNHYGTETLYSGYLGVELKCEIFMGPVYYQRLRHMVSDKFQVRSTGMVDQVTRQPIKGRRRGGGIRFGEMERDSLLAHGASYLLHDRLHTSSDHHIADVCSLCGSLLTSSVLNVQQKKLIREIGNLPPGRTPKKVTCDSCKTSKGMETVAMPYVFRYLAAELASMNIKLTLQLSNSGEGIDSEGV, encoded by the exons ATGGTTATCAAAGGGAAAGAGACGGTTCCCAACACGGAAGACTTCAAGGAGCTTCGCAATCTCGTCACGCACCACATAGAGTCTTTCGATTACATGACAGAGAAAGGTCTCGATGTTATGTTCACTCGAATCAACTCCGTCAATGTTTACGACCCATCCACCGAGAACAAGTGGAAAA TTAGCTTAGAAAATCCGAAAGTGTTCTCTCCTCAGAAGGAGAGTTTGAGTTCAAATTCAAGGAAAGAGTCTTTGTATCCCTTTGAG TGTCGGCAGGCGAAGATATCGTACACGGGAGCGCTTATGGCTGATGTTTGCTTTCAGTATGACAATGGACTCGGAAGCGGCCTTGGAGCCGTCGTTCGAGAGAAGTTTGAGTTTGGTGAATTACCTATTATGCTCATG TCAAACCGTTGCCACTTACAGGGTGCTGATTGCCGAAAGCTTCTTAAGTGTAAAGAGTCAACTTCTGAAATGGGAGG GTACTTTATTTTGAATGGGATTGAGAGAGTGTTCCGATGTGTTATTGCACCAAAGCGGAACCAT CCAACGGGTATGATCCGGAACTCATTCACTGGAAAACGGGAAGGATACAGTGACAAAGCAGTTGCCATTAG GTGTGTTAGAGACGACCAGTCCGCTGTCACTATTAAGGTGTACTATAATCGCAATGGAAGTGCCAGAGTTGGATTCTG GATAGGGGGAAGGGAATTTTTGCTTCCTGTCGGCCTTGTTCTCAAG GCTCTCACTGAAACCAACGATGAGGAAATATACGAAAGCCTGAACTGTTGTTACAATGAGCATTACGGAAGAGGCGATGGGTCTGTTGGAACCCAACTTGTACGTGAGCGAGCCAAAATCATTCTTGATGAAGTGAGAGACTTGGGTCTTTTTACCCGGGAACAGTGCCGCAAGTATCTAG GAGAGCATTTTAAATCTGATATTGATGGGCTAGAAAAAGAAAGCTATCCTGTT GTTGCTGAAGCCGTGCTcaagaattatatttttgttcacCTTGACAACGATGACGACAAGTTCAATTTGCTCAT CTTCATAATTCAAAAGCTATTTTCTCTGGTGGATCAGACTTCTTTATCTGATAATCCCGATTCTCTGCAAAATCAAGAAATTTTAGTCCCGGGTCACCTTATAACAATTTACCTCAAG GAAAAACTTGAAGAGTGGCTGCGGAAATGCAAAAGTACTATTGAAGAGGAGATGCGTAATATTAAGAGCAAATTTGACTTTGAAAATC ATGCTGATATCAAGAAGCTTATGAACAAAAATCAACCCAGGAGTATTGGCACATCAATTGAGTCTTTGTTGAAATCAGGATGTATGACCACAAGGTCTAGTTTGGATTTACAGCAG AAAGTAGGTTACACTGTTCAGGCTGAGAGGTTGAACTTTCTCCGTTTCCTTTCATTTTTCCGGGCGGTTCATCGAGGTGCTTCCTTTGCTGGACTTCGGACAACAACTGTGAGGAAGCTGCTTCCTGA ATCTTGGGGTTTTCTTTGCCCTGTTCACACTCCTGATGGGGAACCCTGTGGATTGCTGAATCATATGACACGTACTTGCC GAATCTCCTCTCAATTCGATTCCAATGGAAACATCAGAGACTTTCGGAAGATAAGAAGGTCGGTTGTTGATGTTCTGGTTGGGGTAGGGATGGTAACTTCATTGCCAAAACTTGTACGAGCTGGACCACCAAAAGTGATTCATGTTCTTTTAGATGGCCAAGTTGTTGGATCTCTATCTTCTAACTTAGTCCCTGAGGTTGTCGCTTATTTGCGGAGACTGAAAGTGGAGGCTCCTTCAATC ATTCCTGAAGACCTCGAAGTCGGATATGTACCAACAAGCATGGGTGGATCTTATCCTGGATTGTATTTGGCATCATGTCCCGCAAGATTCATCAGGCCTGTTAAAAACACATCGATTCCATCCAACAATCTTGAACTGATTGGACCATTTGAGCAG GTTTTCATGGAAATAAGCTGTCCTGATGGTGGAAATGGAGGAAGGAATAACTCTTCCCTTGCAACTCATGAGGAAATTGATCCAACTGGGATGATAAGTGTGGTTGCTAATCTTACACCTTGGTCTGATCATAACCAAAGTCCCCGTAACATGTATCAGTGTCAG ATGGCGAAACAAACCATGGCTTACTCTACTCAAGCACTCCAATTCCGTGCTGACCAGAAGATTTACCACTTGCAG ACTCCTCAATCCCCTGTGGTGCGCACGAAAACATACACTGCATACAATATTGATGAGAATCCAACAGGGACTAATGCAATAGTTGCTGTCCTGGCTCATACTGG ATTTGATATGGAAGATGCCATGATTTTGAACAAGTCATCTGTGGAGCGGGGGATGTGTCATGGGCAAATATACCAG ACAGAAGCTATTGATTTGTCAGATCAGAAAAGCCGATCGGGTAGTGGTAATAAAAGGTTTAGGAGGAATAATGCTGTCAAATCCGCTCATTCTTGTGTTGATGCTGATGGATTACCATATGTTGGACAG AAAATATATCCAAACGAGACGTATTGTAGTATCTATGATGGGGTAACCAACGATTATAAGCCCATGAAGCGAAAAGGAACAGACCCTGTCATCGTTGACTTTGTTTCTCTTGACATGAAGAGCAAGAACCATCCTCAGAAG GCAAACATTCGATTTAGGCATGCCAGGAATCCCATAATCGGTGACAAATTCAGTAGTAGACACGGTCAAAAGGGTGTTTGCTCCCAGCTTTGGCCTGATATTGATATGCCCTTCAATGGAGTGACTGGAATGCGTCCGGATCTCATCATTAACCCTCATGCTTTCCCATCAAGAATGACAATTGCTATGCTTTTGGAATCTATTGCTGCTAAG GGAGGTAGTCTGCGTGGGGAGTTTGTAGATGCAACACCGTTCCGTGATGCAGTAAAGAAAACAAACGGAGAAGAGGATAGCAAATCCAGTTTACTTGTTGATGATCTTGGTTCCATGCTGAAGCAAAAAGGATTCAATCACTATGGGACAGAGACTTTATACAGTGGTTATTTAGGAGTAGAGCTCAAGTGTGAGATATTTATGGGGCCTGTTTACTACCAAAGGCTGCGTCACATGGTCTCAGACAAGTtccag GTTAGATCCACAGGAATGGTTGATCAGGTAACTCGTCAGCCAATCAAAGGAAGGAGACGAGGTGGAGGGATTCGATTTGGTGAAATGGAAAGAGACTCATTGCTTGCTCATGGAGCTTCCTATCTATTACACGACAGGCTCCACACCTCTTCGGATCACCACATTGCGGATGTGTGTTCCCTGTGTGGAAGCTTGCTGACTTCTTCGGTTTTGAACGTTCAACAGAAGAAGCTGATTCGAGAGATTGGAAATTTACCACCTGGTAGGACACCAAAGAAGGTAACTTGCGATTCTTGCAAGACAAGCAAAGGGATGGAGACTGTCGCAATGCCGTACGTGTTCAGGTACTTGGCTGCAGAATTGGCGTCAATGAATATTAAGCTGACTCTTCAGTTAAGCAACAGTGGTGAAGGAATCGACAGTGAAGGAGTCTAG
- the LOC106356274 gene encoding F-box protein At1g30790-like, protein MKRKGYETERFSSHRSIEPIPLDLKKMTRLQVKPHQKKLLRKVESRVCLKRKERDGNEDDESDKRPSKLLHSIPLDLEVEIMTRLPVKSLMRSRCVSKTWSSIILSQGFVHAYYAMSSSATRSRFTVAFSNSVFVKGDAQRLFIFSSSSLAANLHMTIPSLSLSHVSDCPSVHGFVGCCYGFQFTICNPSTGQVVSLPCKGNRTSLGYDPVDGQFKALSLVPTPVRGYHICVVHEVIKLGGGGGGESRNMVTSPPYSPLTNRLCINGFIYFGAWAPRPRMNPVIVCFDVRHEKISFIKMPKDVLSYSVLIEYKGKLASVVRHQPLSFRSFDLWILEDVKKGVWSKQTFDLPCDLVNMTSPGTNKAGEIIFAPTKLSHGAQPFYIFYYNTQIKDLRRVRIHGIADDEGFRRRYGLVSDCNVSVSPEHVESIAFL, encoded by the coding sequence ATGAAACGCAAGGGATATGAGACGGAGAGGTTCTCCAGCCACCGAAGTATAGAACCGATCCCTCTTGATCTGAAGAAGATGACTAGATTGCAGGTTAAACCACACCAAAAGAAACTCCTTCGCAAAGTCGAATCTAGGGTTTGCTTGAAACGCAAGGAGAGAGATGGTAACGAGGACGATGAGAGCGACAAGAGGCCAAGTAAGCTACTACATTCGATCCCTTTAGACCTAGAGGTGGAGATAATGACTAGATTGCCTGTAAAGTCTCTGATGAGGTCCCGATGTGTGTCGAAGACGTGGTCTTCCATCATCCTAAGCCAAGGGTTCGTCCATGCTTACTACGCTATGTCCTCCTCTGCAACCCGATCCCGGTTTACAGTCGCTTTCAGCAACAGTGTATTTGTCAAGGGTGATGCCCAGCGTCTGTTCATCTTCTCGTCTTCTTCTTTGGCTGCCAATCTCCACATGACTATACCTTCGTTGAGCTTGTCTCACGTCTCCGATTGTCCTTCCGTCCATGGCTTTGTCGGTTGTTGTTATGGTTTTCAGTTCACTATATGTAACCCTAGCACGGGTCAAGTCGTTAGCTTGCCCTGTAAAGGAAACCGCACATCCTTGGGATACGATCCTGTTGATGGTCAATTCAAAGCATTGTCTTTGGTGCCTACTCCTGTCCGGGGTTATCATATTTGTGTTGTGCACGAGGTTATAAAACTTGGAGGAGGAGGGGGAGGAGAATCACGCAATATGGTAACCTCCCCACCTTATTCCCCTCTGACGAATAGACTATGCATTAatggttttatatattttggtgCTTGGGCCCCAAGACCAAGAATGAATCCGGTGATTGTCTGTTTTGATGTTAGACATGAGAAGATAAGTTTTATCAAAATGCCTAAGGATGTCCTGAGTTATTCAGTGTTGATAGAATACAAAGGGAAGTTAGCTTCCGTTGTTAGACACCAACCTTTGAGCTTCCGCAGTTTTGATTTATGGATTTTAGAGGACGTGAAGAAAGGTGTCTGGTCCAAGCAAACATTTGACCTTCCTTGCGATTTGGTGAATATGACTTCCCCGGGCACCAACAAGGCTGGTGAAATCATTTTTGCTCCAACAAAACTGTCACATGGTGCACAGCCCTTCTACATTTTCTACTACAATACTCAAATAAAAGACTTGAGAAGAGTTCGGATACATGGGATTGCTGACGATGAAGGTTTTAGGCGCCGTTATGGACTGGTGAGCGATTGTAATGTCTCTGTCTCACCCGAACATGTTGAAAGTATTGCCTTTttataa
- the BNAA07G07520D gene encoding transcription factor bHLH144 has product MQNNQYPYFSDQMGDGNMNSAPSYASASSFDALFPPCAKLPFHGVELQPSSVCPKNFVVFDQTYDRSQVMFHPELTPRLVNSGLASSFQNEYVAGGYGNYGQQEVSSSSSHQEDPNEIDALLSTDEDDDDDESEDGGDSEEVSSTARNSSSGYNSSRRKQSLSGSASSSNNDGKGRRKMKKMMGVLRRIVPGGDEMNTASVLDEAVQYLKSLKLEAQKLGVGHFSNQS; this is encoded by the coding sequence ATGCAGAACAATCAGTATCCCTACTTCTCTGACCAAATGGGAGACGGAAACATGAACAGCGCCCCGTCGTATGCATCAGCGTCATCCTTTGATGCTTTGTTCCCGCCATGTGCCAAGTTACCATTCCATGGTGTTGAACTTCAACCCTCTTCGGTCTGTCCAAAGAACTTTGTCGTTTTCGACCAAACGTATGACCGCAGCCAAGTGATGTTCCATCCTGAACTGACACCTAGGCTCGTGAACTCCGGATTAGCTTCTTCGTTTCAGAACGAGTATGTTGCGGGAGGTTATGGTAACTATGGCCAACAAGAAGTATCATCCTCTTCTTCTCACCAAGAAGATCCTAATGAGATTGATGCTCTCTTGAGCacagatgaagatgatgatgatgatgagagtgAGGATGGTGGTGATTCAGAAGAGGTCAGCAGCACTGCTCGTAACTCGAGCTCTGGATATAATAGCTCAAGAAGGAAGCAGAGTTTATCTGGAAGTGCTAGTAGTTCTAACAATGATGGGAAAGGaaggagaaagatgaagaaaatgatggGAGTGTTGAGGAGAATAGTCCCTGGAGGGGACGAGATGAATACAGCTTCTGTACTTGATGAAGCTGTTCAGTACCTCAAGTCACTTAAACTCGAAGCTCAGAAACTTGGCGTTGGACATTTCTCAAACCAATCTTGA